The following are encoded in a window of Vibrio sp. SCSIO 43136 genomic DNA:
- a CDS encoding APC family permease produces the protein MSDKNKFGLPSIVLLGFNAIIGSGIFLLPNALYAKADVMSIALILFTMLIVSTIAVCFAEAAGHFNKNGAAYVYVKEAYGPFAGFQVGFLKWVMACVAWAAMSAAFSTLLVNFAPEVFDGYQTYIIAGMVILLTIVNMTGVDASKYVNNVATIGKLLPLIVFVVVGVFYINWDNVPLNPMTQFAEYSAKGFEFDMDVMALAVVLCFYAFTGFEGLATAAEDMKDPAKNLPRAIMLVMAIVSAFYLLIMMVCMGVLGDDLANTKVPVADAAGVFLGEWGYMFVMIGSIVSIAGINVAASFMTPRTLTALAEDKLLPETFGKKNEKGVPTIAILLTGAAALPIALSGSFTMLAALSVVTRFAQYIPTCLAVLKLRKMYPERELSFKIPFGPVVPYLAAAICVWLLTFSDAYKIAIGLGAMVAITPFYFMARKKYAAQEAEAATAEAK, from the coding sequence ATGTCTGATAAAAACAAATTTGGACTACCTAGCATCGTATTGCTTGGTTTTAACGCAATCATCGGCTCTGGCATCTTCTTGCTTCCTAATGCGCTTTACGCAAAAGCAGACGTAATGTCGATCGCTCTAATTCTTTTCACTATGTTGATCGTATCGACGATTGCAGTGTGTTTCGCAGAAGCTGCGGGCCACTTCAACAAGAACGGCGCAGCATACGTATACGTTAAAGAAGCATACGGTCCATTCGCAGGTTTCCAAGTTGGTTTCCTTAAGTGGGTAATGGCGTGTGTTGCTTGGGCAGCAATGTCAGCAGCATTCTCTACTCTACTGGTTAACTTTGCTCCTGAAGTGTTTGATGGTTACCAAACCTACATCATTGCAGGCATGGTTATCCTACTCACTATCGTCAACATGACGGGTGTTGATGCCTCTAAATATGTAAACAACGTAGCCACTATCGGTAAGCTACTACCACTTATCGTGTTCGTTGTTGTTGGTGTTTTCTACATCAACTGGGATAACGTTCCTCTAAACCCAATGACTCAGTTTGCAGAATACTCTGCAAAAGGCTTTGAGTTTGATATGGACGTAATGGCACTAGCAGTTGTACTTTGTTTCTACGCTTTCACAGGTTTCGAAGGCCTAGCAACTGCTGCTGAAGACATGAAAGACCCTGCGAAAAACCTACCACGTGCAATCATGCTGGTAATGGCTATCGTATCGGCTTTCTACCTACTAATCATGATGGTTTGTATGGGTGTTCTTGGCGACGACCTAGCAAACACTAAGGTTCCAGTTGCTGATGCAGCAGGCGTATTCCTTGGTGAGTGGGGTTACATGTTCGTAATGATTGGTTCAATCGTGTCTATCGCTGGTATCAACGTAGCAGCATCATTCATGACACCACGTACACTAACTGCACTAGCTGAAGATAAACTACTACCAGAAACTTTTGGTAAGAAGAACGAAAAAGGCGTTCCAACTATCGCAATCCTGCTAACAGGTGCGGCAGCGCTACCAATCGCACTATCTGGTTCGTTCACTATGCTTGCTGCACTATCAGTAGTAACTCGTTTTGCTCAGTACATCCCAACATGTCTAGCGGTACTAAAACTACGTAAGATGTACCCTGAGCGTGAACTAAGCTTCAAGATCCCATTCGGTCCTGTAGTACCTTACCTAGCAGCAGCAATCTGTGTTTGGCTACTCACCTTCTCAGATGCATACAAGATTGCTATCGGTCTTGGCGCTATGGTTGCTATCACTCCTTTCTACTTCATGGCTCGTAAGAAATACGCAGCACAAGAAGCGGAAGCAGCAACCGCTGAAGCAAAATAA
- a CDS encoding PAS domain-containing protein: MNISLNFSHLVNFLSEILGPTAEVALHDLSKPEHSLIYLKNGHVTGRQIGAPMTDLALKMFKETGAKEEPYQVNYSSVKGNGARLRSSSMLIKNELGIPTHMLCINIDDSHYVEALNTLKHLFPSAEMESTQETFVANIQDIETQAIQDVLKGRSVAMMSIEEKAQVISELDEMGMFLIRGFRRKAARALGISEQTLYRYMKQNESEVL; this comes from the coding sequence ATGAATATCTCATTAAACTTTTCGCATTTAGTTAACTTTTTGTCGGAGATCTTAGGCCCAACCGCCGAGGTTGCGCTGCATGACTTATCCAAGCCAGAGCATTCACTCATTTATCTTAAAAACGGTCACGTTACAGGTCGCCAAATCGGGGCACCTATGACAGATCTCGCTCTCAAGATGTTTAAAGAGACTGGCGCAAAAGAAGAGCCCTACCAAGTAAACTACTCATCGGTGAAAGGCAACGGTGCTCGCCTGCGCTCTTCATCAATGTTGATTAAGAACGAGTTAGGTATTCCAACTCACATGCTGTGCATCAATATCGATGACAGTCACTACGTTGAAGCCTTAAACACGTTAAAGCATTTGTTTCCATCAGCGGAAATGGAGTCCACTCAAGAAACGTTCGTCGCCAATATCCAAGATATTGAAACTCAAGCGATTCAAGATGTACTAAAAGGTCGCTCCGTTGCCATGATGAGTATTGAAGAGAAAGCCCAAGTCATCTCTGAGCTCGACGAGATGGGCATGTTCTTGATCCGTGGCTTCCGCCGTAAAGCAGCGAGAGCCCTTGGTATCTCAGAACAGACACTCTACCGATACATGAAGCAAAACGAGTCCGAGGTACTCTGA
- a CDS encoding aminoacyl-histidine dipeptidase, with translation MFDMICSIPHPSHHEQKLADAITKWAKERNLFVEQDETGNLLLRKAATLGMENRRGVVLQAHLDMVAQKNEDTVHDFENDPIQAYVDGDWVTAKGTTLGADNGIGMAACLAVLAADGIEHGPLEVLLTTNEEDGLEGAFGLEAGWLQGDILLNTDSESEGEVYMGCAGGIAATTELELAFEAPKAEQIALEIVINGLKGGHSGCDIHLGRGNASKLLARFLAEHLETEARLATITGGTLINAIPREAKATIVVAKDAQTDVEAALAKFQTIIAAELCVADAGVQSAVKAAEMPAQVLTAECHAKAVALINTSFDGVMRMSDDVEGVVESSLNLGMVFVCDNKLVLQNLIRSLIESGRIMVEGKLESLAKLAGANFTATGAYPGWKPNPESEVMKLFRDMYQKMYGKSANIQVIHAGLECGLFKKPYPNMDMISFGPTIKNPHSPDEKVNIATVALFWDQLVQMLKEIPAK, from the coding sequence ATGTTCGACATGATTTGCTCAATCCCTCACCCATCGCACCACGAGCAAAAACTTGCTGATGCGATCACCAAGTGGGCGAAAGAGCGCAACCTTTTCGTAGAACAGGATGAAACAGGAAATCTACTGCTGCGTAAAGCAGCGACACTAGGGATGGAAAATCGTCGTGGCGTGGTTCTTCAGGCTCACTTAGATATGGTGGCACAAAAGAATGAAGACACAGTACACGACTTCGAAAATGACCCGATTCAAGCATACGTTGACGGTGACTGGGTAACAGCGAAGGGTACAACCCTTGGCGCTGACAACGGTATCGGCATGGCAGCCTGTCTTGCAGTTCTTGCCGCAGACGGCATCGAACACGGCCCGCTTGAAGTGCTACTAACCACTAACGAAGAAGACGGCCTTGAAGGTGCATTTGGCCTTGAAGCTGGGTGGTTACAAGGTGATATCTTACTGAATACCGATTCAGAGTCTGAAGGTGAAGTTTACATGGGTTGTGCTGGCGGTATCGCAGCAACCACGGAACTTGAGCTAGCGTTTGAAGCACCAAAAGCTGAGCAAATTGCCCTTGAGATCGTGATCAACGGACTGAAAGGTGGCCACTCTGGTTGTGACATCCACCTTGGCCGTGGCAATGCGTCTAAATTGCTTGCTCGCTTTTTAGCAGAACACTTAGAGACTGAAGCACGTCTAGCAACGATCACTGGTGGCACGCTTATCAACGCGATCCCACGTGAAGCAAAAGCAACTATCGTAGTAGCGAAAGATGCGCAAACAGACGTTGAAGCGGCGCTAGCGAAGTTCCAAACGATCATCGCAGCAGAGCTTTGTGTTGCAGATGCAGGTGTTCAATCTGCGGTTAAAGCGGCTGAGATGCCAGCGCAAGTGCTCACCGCTGAATGTCATGCAAAAGCTGTTGCGCTAATCAACACTAGCTTCGATGGTGTGATGCGCATGAGCGATGATGTTGAAGGCGTAGTAGAAAGCTCACTAAACCTAGGTATGGTTTTTGTATGCGATAACAAGCTGGTACTTCAAAACCTAATCCGCTCGCTAATCGAATCAGGCCGCATCATGGTTGAAGGTAAGCTAGAGTCACTCGCTAAACTTGCTGGTGCGAACTTCACAGCAACAGGCGCATACCCAGGTTGGAAACCAAACCCAGAATCTGAGGTGATGAAGCTATTCCGTGACATGTACCAGAAGATGTACGGCAAGAGCGCTAACATTCAAGTGATCCACGCAGGTCTGGAGTGTGGTCTGTTTAAGAAGCCTTATCCAAACATGGATATGATTTCATTCGGTCCGACCATCAAGAACCCGCACTCTCCAGATGAGAAAGTTAACATCGCAACTGTTGCGTTGTTCTGGGACCAATTGGTTCAAATGCTAAAAGAGATCCCTGCAAAATAA
- a CDS encoding gamma-glutamyl-gamma-aminobutyrate hydrolase family protein encodes MKPIIGVTTVTHKYERGTLTKVNTNFANAITKGGGVPLHIPILKTREQARDILSAVDALVISGGDESVHPMFYGQPYSKHHVCCYPERDEWEILLVREAAEMGVPMMGICRGMQLLNVAFGGDLVSNLHNEIDGVNGHWGGNIDMSFAVHTLKLEKDSIMQEVFGQENIMVNSFHNQVVKNFGEGFKPTAWAEDGLVEAFENVNHNYTVGVQWHPEAMVDRHENMIKLFARLANEGTKLKKARLEKECALAD; translated from the coding sequence ATGAAACCAATCATCGGTGTTACAACTGTTACTCACAAATACGAGCGCGGTACTCTTACTAAAGTAAATACTAACTTTGCTAACGCAATCACTAAGGGTGGCGGTGTTCCTCTACACATCCCAATCCTTAAGACTCGTGAGCAAGCTCGTGACATCCTAAGCGCTGTTGACGCTCTAGTGATCTCTGGTGGTGACGAATCTGTACACCCAATGTTCTACGGCCAGCCTTACTCTAAGCACCACGTGTGCTGTTACCCAGAGCGTGACGAGTGGGAAATCCTACTAGTTCGCGAAGCAGCTGAAATGGGCGTTCCAATGATGGGTATCTGTCGTGGTATGCAACTTCTTAACGTTGCATTCGGTGGTGACCTAGTAAGCAACCTGCACAATGAAATCGACGGTGTTAACGGCCACTGGGGTGGTAACATCGACATGTCTTTCGCTGTTCACACGCTGAAGCTAGAAAAAGACTCAATCATGCAAGAAGTTTTCGGTCAAGAAAACATCATGGTTAACTCTTTCCACAACCAAGTAGTTAAAAACTTCGGTGAAGGTTTCAAACCAACTGCATGGGCTGAAGACGGTCTTGTAGAAGCGTTCGAAAACGTAAACCACAACTACACTGTTGGTGTTCAATGGCACCCAGAAGCAATGGTTGACCGCCACGAGAACATGATTAAGCTTTTCGCTCGCCTAGCGAACGAAGGTACCAAGCTTAAGAAAGCTCGCCTAGAGAAAGAATGCGCTCTAGCAGACTAA